One part of the Betaproteobacteria bacterium genome encodes these proteins:
- a CDS encoding polysaccharide biosynthesis/export family protein, with product MFNRVKAMGQSGVAVAFIAFVAAGCSSGRFPPAPTLAASPDYQYVIGAGDTLNIVVWRNPELSMTVPVRPDGKIAAPLVEDLPALGKDSTTLARDIEKALSKVIRDPVVTVVVTGFVGPYSEQIRVVGEAARPQVLAYKQKMTLLDVMIAVGGVTEFADGNGASILRPLAGNKQYSVRIKDLIKRGDVSANVEMRPGDVLIIPQSWF from the coding sequence ATGTTCAATAGAGTAAAAGCAATGGGGCAATCAGGTGTCGCCGTGGCGTTCATTGCCTTCGTCGCAGCAGGTTGTAGTTCTGGAAGATTTCCGCCGGCACCGACCTTGGCTGCCTCGCCCGACTACCAGTACGTTATTGGCGCGGGCGACACTCTGAATATCGTTGTTTGGCGCAATCCCGAACTATCCATGACGGTCCCTGTCCGACCAGACGGGAAAATTGCGGCCCCACTAGTTGAGGACTTGCCTGCCTTGGGTAAAGACTCGACGACGCTGGCGCGAGACATTGAAAAGGCGCTGTCAAAAGTTATTCGTGATCCAGTCGTGACCGTAGTTGTGACTGGATTCGTTGGACCCTATAGTGAACAAATCAGGGTAGTTGGTGAAGCGGCCCGGCCTCAGGTACTTGCTTACAAGCAAAAAATGACATTGCTTGATGTCATGATTGCTGTCGGTGGGGTGACAGAGTTCGCAGATGGAAACGGCGCCAGTATTCTCCGACCCTTGGCGGGGAACAAACAGTACAGCGTTCGAATCAAGGATCTCATTAAGCGTGGGGACGTTTCTGCAAACGTCGAGATGAGGCCCGGCGACGTTTTGATCATTCCCCAAAGCTGGTTCTAG
- a CDS encoding chain length-determining protein → MDEILRQAIITLRGMWHYRWLGLAVAWIVAAFGIVAIILMPDKYEASTRIYVNTASILKPLMTGLTVLPNDDQQIAMLSRIVVSRPNVEKIVQMAGLDAQAKSKVDYEKIVDDVIKSLKIQGGGRDNIYVLTFRDVQPERATRVVQLFSSMFIESGHGGKASDTDAAKKFIDEQIASYEKKLQEAETRLKEFKLRSLGQASGEGMNYFARIAETSTLLERAQLELREAENTRDAFRRGLANEEPSPATGVTVPTVSSAMISDVEARIDAMRRNLDVLLQKYTENHPDVIGVQRVIRELEEQRTQLFSARRKEGVPANPASFGNGPRASEQLKVSLASAEAAVASLRARVAEYANRYAKLKASATMVPQLEAELAQLNRDYDVNKKNYESLVARRESASISGEMQSVSGVADFRLIDPPRVSPGPVAPNRRMLFPLALLAALAAGCAAAFVAREVRPAFYDGRALAEATGLPILGTVSMVENYGRKKLARRSTAKFLASVGMLLGAYLASFVALTLLSARAG, encoded by the coding sequence ATGGACGAAATACTGCGGCAGGCGATAATCACGCTCAGGGGTATGTGGCACTACCGGTGGCTGGGATTGGCAGTCGCATGGATAGTTGCCGCGTTCGGCATAGTCGCCATCATTTTAATGCCGGACAAGTACGAAGCATCCACGCGGATTTATGTAAATACGGCCTCGATCCTCAAGCCGCTTATGACCGGACTAACGGTGTTGCCAAATGACGACCAACAGATCGCGATGCTTAGCCGAATCGTCGTTAGCCGTCCCAATGTCGAGAAAATCGTGCAGATGGCTGGGCTTGACGCGCAGGCGAAATCTAAAGTCGACTACGAAAAAATTGTTGACGACGTAATAAAGAGTTTAAAAATCCAGGGCGGAGGCCGCGACAATATCTATGTGCTGACATTCCGCGACGTGCAACCCGAGCGTGCGACGCGTGTCGTACAGCTATTTTCGTCGATGTTTATTGAGTCAGGACATGGTGGTAAAGCCAGTGATACCGATGCGGCAAAAAAATTCATTGATGAACAAATTGCATCGTACGAAAAAAAATTGCAGGAAGCAGAAACGCGGCTGAAAGAATTCAAACTTCGATCACTAGGTCAGGCCTCGGGCGAGGGGATGAATTATTTCGCCCGTATCGCCGAGACTAGTACGCTACTCGAACGCGCGCAATTGGAATTGCGCGAAGCTGAAAACACCCGCGACGCATTTAGACGCGGACTGGCAAATGAGGAACCGAGCCCGGCTACCGGCGTAACCGTCCCGACCGTGTCAAGCGCGATGATTTCCGACGTGGAAGCGAGGATTGACGCGATGCGCCGGAATCTGGATGTCCTGCTTCAAAAGTACACAGAAAATCATCCTGATGTGATCGGCGTGCAGCGCGTCATCCGTGAACTGGAGGAACAGCGGACTCAGTTGTTCAGCGCACGGCGCAAGGAAGGCGTACCTGCAAATCCCGCTTCTTTCGGTAATGGACCGCGCGCATCTGAACAACTCAAGGTTTCGCTCGCCAGTGCCGAAGCGGCGGTCGCCTCTTTAAGGGCGCGCGTTGCGGAGTATGCAAATCGCTATGCCAAGCTCAAAGCGTCCGCAACCATGGTCCCGCAACTTGAGGCAGAACTGGCACAGCTGAATCGTGATTACGACGTCAACAAGAAAAACTACGAAAGCCTTGTCGCGCGACGCGAGTCGGCAAGCATTTCCGGTGAAATGCAGTCTGTCTCGGGCGTTGCCGATTTTCGCCTGATCGACCCGCCGCGTGTGTCGCCCGGGCCCGTCGCACCAAATCGCCGCATGCTCTTTCCGCTGGCTTTGTTAGCGGCCTTGGCCGCAGGCTGCGCAGCAGCATTTGTTGCCAGAGAAGTGCGGCCCGCATTTTACGATGGTCGTGCGTTGGCTGAGGCGACCGGCTTGCCGATACTGGGAACAGTGTCCATGGTCGAGAACTATGGGCGCAAGAAATTGGCCAGGCGAAGCACGGCAAAGTTTCTGGCCAGTGTTGGAATGCTGTTAGGTGCTTACCTGGCGAGTTTCGTTGCGTTAACACTTCTTTCCGCGCGCGCGGGTTGA
- a CDS encoding tyrosine-protein kinase family protein has product MSLIERAAKRLEELRRAGVEVAVHGGEESGRAQGSIQNGSSAQRVHAQAFMRVDSAGPLRGVPESDVNAKATLRNFELDLVKLATLGFVTPDVPRSRIADEFRILKRPLIANMSDKKAVPVKHGNLIMVTSSVPGEGKTFSAVNLAMSLATELDRTVLLVDADVARPSLPALLGLPPGKGLLDVLDSKAIDLSDVLIRTNVGKLSILPSGNPHPQATELLASSAMAQLLDEMSARYADRIIIFDSPPLLVTTESRVLATQMGQIVFVVHAESTLQSDVKRALATIESCPIKMMVLNQARTVGQGAHGYGYGYGYGS; this is encoded by the coding sequence ATGAGTCTCATCGAACGAGCCGCCAAACGCCTTGAAGAACTACGCCGCGCGGGCGTCGAGGTAGCCGTCCATGGAGGAGAGGAGTCCGGACGAGCCCAAGGCTCCATTCAAAATGGATCGAGTGCGCAACGTGTACACGCTCAAGCATTTATGCGTGTCGATTCGGCTGGCCCGCTACGGGGTGTACCGGAATCCGACGTAAACGCCAAAGCAACTCTACGCAACTTCGAATTGGATTTGGTCAAACTTGCGACCCTCGGTTTTGTTACCCCTGATGTACCCCGTTCACGAATCGCGGATGAATTTCGCATTCTCAAACGGCCGCTGATCGCGAATATGTCGGATAAGAAGGCGGTGCCGGTCAAGCATGGCAATCTGATCATGGTGACGAGCTCCGTGCCCGGCGAGGGGAAGACATTTTCTGCGGTCAATCTTGCCATGAGCTTGGCAACGGAACTGGATCGAACCGTGTTGCTTGTTGATGCTGACGTCGCACGCCCGTCACTTCCCGCGCTACTTGGTCTACCGCCCGGCAAGGGCCTCCTCGACGTACTTGATAGCAAGGCCATTGACCTAAGTGATGTGTTGATACGCACCAACGTGGGGAAACTCAGCATTTTGCCCAGCGGCAATCCCCATCCGCAAGCAACAGAACTATTGGCGAGCAGCGCGATGGCGCAATTGCTGGACGAAATGTCTGCACGCTATGCCGATCGCATCATCATTTTTGATTCGCCGCCGTTGCTGGTTACTACGGAAAGCCGTGTATTGGCGACCCAAATGGGACAAATCGTATTTGTCGTTCACGCCGAATCCACCCTGCAGTCAGATGTAAAGCGGGCGCTGGCAACGATAGAATCCTGCCCGATCAAGATGATGGTTCTTAACCAAGCGCGTACGGTTGGGCAAGGCGCGCATGGCTATGGTTATGGATACGGCTATGGCAGCTAA
- the prsT gene encoding PEP-CTERM system TPR-repeat protein PrsT, with translation MKFGTPWRKSRYSVLLLAGALLLGACGQEKPESLIKSAREYIAKKDFAAASIQLKNALQRQENGEAHFLLATTLIEQGELGTAELHLRRALDSGYAPDTVYAELAKVMVDLGDFKKVVTELGGVNISDQGANAVVKAATGEAYFAMGQPADAKQAFAAALTSNAGELRAQIGEARIMAAQGDIVRATSIVGSVLANTPRQPQALALKADLLVSQSKLDDAVAVLTTLINVAPYNGQARFALVSLLIAGDKLEQAAAGIAAMKKALPRDIRSRYLEAVLAFRKAQPIQARDAVLQVLNVLPDHGPSLLLAGAAEYQLGSLSTAENHLRKVLAKYPQSLYTRNLLIATYLRKGQPLKAEDTLAPGLRQAPQDPTVLRAAGEVAFANNKFANAAKFYEQALALEKDSAALRTRLAQIRLATGETVRALEDLETASGLDKNAYQADLSLVSAYLSQNQFDKALAAVDTLEKKQPSNPLTYTTKASVYLAKQDIKNARASLERALSIQFNYMPAARILAGLDLADKNFTSATARFETILTREPANESALLSLAETQIAAKALSREVVATFERAIKANPTSTSVRIALVKFHTQNRDPQSALAAAQAAIAAMPNDPGIVDALGLAQLASGDTTQAIETFNKLALLLPDSPLPLMRLASAQYAAKQVDAPIQALRKALVLKPDLLEAQRQLIIAQLSAGRAEEALKETKSIQRARPKEAAGFAMEGDVLANQKKHAEAANAYAEAIKRQPDAELVVKQLQLLQAAGKTAEIGAVSSKWLQENPKDPVVRFHLANAAVSNNDHKNAIARYREILALQPENLAVLNNMAWVMSELQDPAAIEFAERALKIAPDNADVQDTYGWLLVNRGDAKRGAEVLLRAVAAAPKAIEPRLHLAKALLKSGDKAGGKRELETLATLVKGGPAKAEVERLLQSL, from the coding sequence ATGAAGTTTGGCACCCCGTGGCGCAAGAGTCGATATTCAGTACTTCTTCTGGCAGGCGCGTTGCTGCTGGGCGCGTGCGGCCAGGAAAAGCCCGAATCGCTGATTAAGTCAGCAAGAGAATACATTGCAAAGAAGGACTTCGCGGCAGCCTCAATTCAACTAAAAAATGCTTTGCAGCGGCAGGAAAATGGCGAAGCGCATTTTCTCCTTGCAACAACCTTGATCGAACAAGGTGAATTGGGCACCGCAGAACTTCACCTTCGCCGCGCTCTCGACTCCGGCTACGCGCCTGATACGGTCTATGCCGAGCTCGCCAAAGTCATGGTGGATCTTGGCGATTTCAAGAAAGTTGTGACTGAACTCGGGGGAGTAAACATCAGTGATCAAGGGGCCAACGCCGTCGTCAAGGCGGCGACGGGCGAAGCATATTTCGCAATGGGCCAACCTGCCGACGCAAAGCAGGCTTTCGCTGCCGCACTCACGAGCAATGCCGGTGAGTTACGGGCACAAATAGGTGAGGCACGAATCATGGCTGCCCAAGGAGATATCGTTCGCGCGACCTCGATAGTCGGAAGCGTGCTGGCGAATACGCCAAGACAGCCTCAGGCGCTAGCTTTAAAGGCTGACTTGCTGGTTTCGCAATCAAAGCTCGATGATGCCGTGGCGGTCCTGACTACACTCATCAACGTAGCACCGTACAATGGACAGGCTCGCTTCGCGTTGGTTTCATTGCTGATTGCCGGCGACAAACTGGAGCAGGCCGCAGCAGGAATTGCGGCAATGAAGAAAGCGTTGCCGCGTGACATTCGATCGCGTTACCTTGAAGCCGTACTCGCATTTCGTAAAGCGCAGCCAATACAGGCGCGAGACGCCGTTCTTCAGGTACTCAACGTGCTGCCGGATCATGGCCCGTCCCTTTTGTTGGCCGGGGCTGCGGAATACCAACTAGGTTCGCTATCGACAGCAGAAAACCATTTGCGCAAAGTCCTCGCGAAATATCCCCAAAGCTTGTACACACGCAATCTCCTGATCGCCACTTACCTGCGCAAGGGACAGCCACTGAAGGCTGAAGATACGCTTGCACCCGGATTGAGACAGGCACCGCAAGATCCAACTGTTCTGCGCGCGGCCGGCGAGGTGGCGTTTGCCAATAACAAGTTCGCCAATGCGGCCAAATTCTATGAACAAGCACTGGCCCTCGAAAAAGATAGCGCCGCACTCAGGACCCGACTCGCCCAAATCCGCCTCGCCACCGGCGAAACGGTTCGCGCACTGGAAGACCTCGAGACCGCTTCCGGCCTCGACAAGAACGCATACCAGGCGGACCTTTCTCTCGTCAGCGCTTACCTGAGCCAAAATCAATTCGACAAAGCCCTTGCGGCGGTTGACACACTTGAGAAGAAACAGCCGTCGAATCCGTTGACCTACACCACCAAGGCCTCGGTCTACCTTGCAAAACAGGACATAAAGAATGCCCGAGCAAGCCTCGAAAGGGCGCTTTCCATTCAGTTTAATTACATGCCAGCGGCGCGAATTCTGGCTGGGCTAGATCTGGCTGACAAGAATTTCACTTCTGCAACAGCGCGTTTTGAAACAATTCTCACCAGGGAGCCAGCAAACGAAAGCGCCCTGCTTTCCCTTGCCGAGACCCAAATTGCCGCAAAGGCCCTCTCTAGGGAGGTCGTGGCGACTTTTGAGCGCGCCATCAAGGCCAATCCCACCTCAACTTCGGTGCGTATCGCGCTGGTAAAATTTCATACGCAGAATCGCGACCCGCAGTCCGCACTTGCTGCGGCGCAGGCGGCAATTGCAGCGATGCCCAACGACCCCGGGATTGTCGATGCCTTGGGCCTCGCACAACTCGCCTCCGGTGACACCACGCAAGCGATCGAGACCTTCAACAAACTTGCGCTGCTCCTCCCGGATTCACCCTTGCCGCTCATGCGCCTCGCTTCTGCGCAATACGCGGCGAAACAAGTTGACGCCCCCATTCAGGCACTGCGAAAGGCGCTTGTTCTGAAACCTGACCTTCTGGAGGCACAGCGCCAACTCATCATTGCCCAATTATCGGCAGGTCGTGCCGAAGAGGCGCTGAAAGAAACAAAGTCAATCCAACGAGCGCGTCCGAAAGAAGCGGCAGGATTTGCCATGGAAGGCGATGTTCTCGCCAATCAGAAAAAACATGCCGAGGCGGCAAATGCCTACGCCGAAGCGATCAAGCGTCAACCGGATGCCGAGTTGGTGGTGAAACAACTGCAACTTTTGCAGGCGGCAGGCAAAACCGCTGAGATCGGCGCTGTGTCCTCAAAGTGGCTGCAGGAAAATCCGAAAGATCCAGTTGTGCGATTCCATTTGGCGAATGCCGCAGTCTCGAACAATGACCACAAGAATGCCATTGCACGTTATCGCGAAATCCTCGCCCTGCAACCGGAAAATCTGGCCGTGCTCAATAACATGGCCTGGGTGATGAGTGAACTTCAGGACCCCGCAGCAATTGAATTTGCCGAAAGGGCCTTGAAGATTGCGCCGGACAACGCTGATGTTCAGGATACTTACGGATGGCTGCTAGTGAATAGGGGGGACGCCAAACGCGGGGCTGAGGTACTTTTGCGGGCCGTGGCTGCAGCACCCAAGGCAATCGAGCCTCGCCTTCACTTGGCAAAGGCCTTGCTAAAGTCGGGCGACAAAGCTGGTGGAAAAAGAGAATTGGAGACTCTCGCAACCCTTGTCAAAGGCGGTCCCGCGAAAGCAGAAGTTGAACGATTGCTGCAATCCTTGTAA
- the galE gene encoding UDP-glucose 4-epimerase GalE, with protein sequence MKQKILITGGAGYIGSHTCVELMAAGFELLVIDNLCNSKREAIRRVERICGQPIAFCQLDIRDRPGLQALFSDNSIAAVIHFAGLKAVGESVEKPLEYYDTNVSGSLVLFEVMAAAGVKTLVFSSSATVYGDPPSVPIAEHFPLSVTNPYGRSKLMIEDILRDVYLADDSWRIALLRYFNPVGAHASGLIGEDPNGIPNNLMPIVSQVAIGKRDALSIFGNDYPTRDGTGVRDYIHVNDLARGHLNALNTLLSRPGMFTVNLGTGNGYSVLEVVRAFESASARPVPYKIVARRSGDIAECYADPSLAAKLIGWRAESSLDQMCADAWHWQSNNPDGYPG encoded by the coding sequence ATGAAACAAAAAATACTTATTACCGGCGGCGCCGGTTATATTGGCTCGCACACCTGTGTTGAACTCATGGCCGCAGGCTTTGAACTACTTGTCATCGACAATCTTTGCAATAGCAAACGCGAGGCAATTCGAAGGGTCGAACGCATTTGCGGTCAACCGATCGCATTTTGCCAGTTGGATATACGCGATCGCCCGGGATTGCAGGCGCTCTTCAGCGACAATTCTATTGCCGCGGTCATACATTTTGCCGGGCTCAAGGCAGTGGGTGAATCGGTGGAAAAGCCCCTTGAGTACTACGACACAAACGTATCCGGTAGCCTCGTATTGTTTGAGGTCATGGCGGCGGCGGGCGTAAAGACACTGGTATTCAGTTCATCGGCGACTGTGTACGGGGACCCACCGTCGGTGCCGATCGCCGAACATTTTCCGCTGTCCGTGACCAACCCCTATGGCCGCAGCAAGCTCATGATCGAAGATATTCTTCGCGACGTTTATCTTGCGGATGATAGTTGGCGGATTGCACTTCTACGATACTTCAATCCCGTCGGCGCTCACGCCAGCGGGCTGATTGGCGAGGATCCCAATGGCATACCGAATAATTTGATGCCGATTGTCAGTCAAGTGGCCATTGGCAAGCGTGACGCGCTATCTATTTTTGGCAATGACTATCCAACCCGCGACGGCACAGGCGTGCGCGACTACATTCATGTCAATGATCTTGCGCGGGGGCATTTGAACGCGCTCAACACATTGTTAAGTCGCCCGGGCATGTTTACCGTCAATCTTGGCACCGGCAACGGGTATTCAGTTCTTGAAGTGGTTCGTGCATTTGAGTCAGCCTCAGCACGGCCCGTGCCGTACAAAATTGTGGCGCGCAGATCAGGCGATATTGCCGAATGCTATGCTGACCCTTCGCTTGCCGCAAAGTTGATCGGATGGCGCGCTGAGAGTAGTCTGGATCAGATGTGTGCTGATGCTTGGCACTGGCAAAGCAATAATCCGGATGGCTATCCCGGGTAG